A part of Pseudomonas sp. MYb118 genomic DNA contains:
- a CDS encoding DUF6388 family protein, producing the protein MSLPEQQHEQALKRFLDERPALREELDNLNPLLAQAKGETAAQFREERLNEAFEAEAERLGLFAWELTLQLTAATAHDYETQRMNVHREVAEMAGMDWREYCELYGLKP; encoded by the coding sequence ATGTCGTTACCCGAACAGCAACACGAGCAGGCACTCAAGCGATTTCTCGATGAGCGTCCCGCGTTGCGCGAGGAGCTGGATAACCTCAACCCGCTGCTGGCCCAGGCCAAGGGTGAAACCGCCGCGCAATTTCGCGAAGAGCGCTTGAATGAAGCGTTCGAAGCCGAAGCCGAGCGCCTGGGCTTGTTTGCCTGGGAACTGACCTTGCAACTGACCGCCGCCACCGCCCACGACTACGAAACCCAACGCATGAACGTGCACCGCGAGGTCGCCGAAATGGCGGGGATGGACTGGCGCGAATATTGCGAATTGTATGGCCTGAAACCCTGA
- a CDS encoding GNAT family N-acetyltransferase, which yields MFDAYRGFYGQPSNLEQSRRFIAERMARDESVIFFAEDGQGQGLGFVQLFPTFSSIDAHRTWLLGDLFTAPEARGRGVATQLMNTARAFALLTGAKGMTLETATDNHTAQKLYESLGYVRDTGYYTYCLDLKQG from the coding sequence CTGTTCGACGCCTATCGAGGTTTCTACGGCCAGCCCTCGAACCTCGAACAGTCGCGCCGCTTCATCGCCGAGCGCATGGCCCGGGATGAATCGGTGATCTTTTTCGCCGAGGACGGGCAGGGCCAGGGACTGGGCTTCGTACAGCTATTCCCGACCTTTTCCTCGATCGACGCGCACCGCACCTGGCTGCTCGGCGACCTGTTCACCGCCCCCGAAGCCCGTGGTCGTGGCGTCGCCACACAATTGATGAACACGGCCCGCGCCTTTGCACTGTTGACCGGGGCCAAGGGCATGACGTTGGAAACCGCCACCGATAACCACACCGCGCAAAAGCTCTATGAGTCCCTGGGTTACGTGCGCGACACCGGCTACTACACCTATTGCCTGGATTTGAAGCAGGGCTGA
- a CDS encoding M15 family metallopeptidase: MRCLPTPFGSWLLSLPLLCIASSAAAASVPAHMVYLRAVDPSIEQDIRYATAHNFTGHPLDGYAAGECLLTRDTANALARVQASLRAKGYGLKVFDCYRPTRAVADMGRFASEPGDPRKAEFYPRVDKQDFWRLGYVARVSNHSRGSTVDLTLIGPKALPAATWTAGASQADCTAPYAQRWHDGALDMGTGFDCFDERTHTASPLINDAAKANRQILLSAMEKEGFAGYSKEWWHFTYSHNSAPNDVMDFPITPLDTSTALNAAAQLIVVTSKNWNDSQGTAQRYERAGQSFNKIGEAFAVTLGKNGMAWGKGLNSVEPADAPVKREGDGKAPAGVFKLGTAFGYEASSATRLPYLALTPTTECVDDSQSRHYNELVDGGQTVRDWNSSEQMRNEAGYRQGIVIEHNTRPATPAGGSCIFFHIWRSPTSPTAGCTAMDPADINRLFEWLDPRQSPLLVQMPEAQYAQWRERWNLPPR; the protein is encoded by the coding sequence ATGCGCTGTTTGCCCACCCCTTTCGGCTCCTGGCTGCTGTCGCTGCCCTTGCTGTGCATCGCCAGCAGCGCCGCTGCCGCGTCGGTTCCCGCACACATGGTTTACTTGCGCGCGGTCGACCCGAGCATCGAGCAGGACATTCGCTACGCCACCGCGCACAACTTCACCGGCCATCCACTGGACGGCTACGCCGCAGGTGAATGCCTGCTGACGCGGGACACGGCCAACGCCCTGGCCAGGGTCCAGGCCTCGCTGCGGGCAAAAGGTTACGGGCTGAAAGTGTTCGACTGCTATCGGCCCACGCGTGCGGTGGCCGACATGGGCCGTTTCGCCTCCGAGCCGGGCGACCCGCGCAAGGCCGAGTTCTACCCGCGCGTGGACAAACAGGACTTCTGGCGTTTGGGTTACGTGGCGCGGGTGTCCAACCACTCCCGGGGCTCCACCGTCGACCTGACCCTCATCGGGCCCAAGGCATTGCCGGCCGCGACCTGGACAGCCGGCGCCAGCCAGGCCGACTGCACCGCGCCCTATGCGCAGCGCTGGCATGACGGCGCGCTCGACATGGGCACCGGCTTCGACTGTTTCGACGAACGCACCCACACCGCCAGCCCGTTGATCAACGATGCCGCCAAGGCCAACCGGCAGATTCTGCTCAGTGCGATGGAGAAGGAAGGCTTCGCCGGCTATTCGAAAGAATGGTGGCACTTCACCTACAGCCACAACAGCGCGCCCAACGACGTGATGGATTTCCCGATCACGCCGCTCGACACCAGCACCGCGCTCAACGCCGCCGCGCAATTGATCGTGGTCACCAGCAAAAACTGGAATGACAGCCAGGGCACCGCCCAACGTTATGAGCGTGCCGGCCAGTCCTTCAATAAAATCGGCGAAGCCTTCGCGGTAACGCTGGGCAAGAACGGCATGGCCTGGGGCAAGGGTTTGAACAGCGTCGAGCCCGCAGATGCCCCGGTCAAACGCGAAGGTGACGGCAAGGCCCCCGCCGGGGTGTTCAAGCTCGGCACCGCGTTTGGCTACGAGGCCAGCAGCGCCACCCGCCTGCCCTACCTCGCCCTGACGCCGACCACCGAATGCGTCGATGACAGCCAGTCGCGTCACTACAACGAACTGGTCGACGGCGGGCAAACCGTCAGGGACTGGAACAGTTCCGAACAGATGCGCAACGAAGCCGGTTATCGCCAGGGCATCGTCATCGAGCACAACACCCGCCCGGCCACGCCGGCTGGCGGCTCGTGCATCTTCTTCCACATCTGGCGCAGCCCCACGTCGCCGACCGCAGGCTGCACGGCGATGGACCCGGCAGACATCAACCGTCTGTTCGAGTGGCTCGACCCGCGCCAGTCGCCGCTGCTGGTGCAAATGCCCGAAGCGCAATACGCGCAATGGCGCGAGCGCTGGAACCTGCCGCCGAGGTGA
- a CDS encoding sterol desaturase family protein, with the protein MDLLALLYNGLLEWVVHPVVRQFLGLFDLNGRMGLFFLCCSFSIAYLLFRVRKHRHLTQARSFWQFIGGARVFFHSSALLDYRYYFVRAILRVVLVLPVVALVDPLLLRSGDYVAFFTQLWGAREQVEQHLLLSLLYGLGVFLVNDFIGYWVHRAFHSKWLWAFHKVHHSAPVLVPATVSRVHFVETIVEKLATLIGMGAYAGVFWYACGGEVSRYLLFGVTYLVFIFNALAANLRHSHVWLSFGPTLEHVLNSPAQHQIHHSDAPHHHNRNFATNLSLWDWMFGTLHVTTSTPEPLRFGIGEEGRDKYQSVYSLIVTPFIDITQSAAWRPRSWMSRFIAPTPPTSTVLPPCSTPIEVSTASPRTSNSRAASSPSAWPGMNR; encoded by the coding sequence GTGGATCTCCTGGCGCTGCTGTACAACGGCCTGCTCGAGTGGGTGGTCCACCCGGTCGTGCGCCAGTTTCTCGGGCTGTTCGACCTGAACGGGCGCATGGGCCTGTTCTTCCTGTGTTGCTCCTTCAGCATCGCTTACCTGCTGTTCCGCGTGCGCAAACATCGCCATCTCACCCAGGCTCGTTCGTTCTGGCAGTTCATCGGCGGTGCGCGGGTGTTTTTCCATTCCTCGGCGCTGCTCGATTACCGTTACTACTTCGTGCGGGCGATCCTCAGGGTCGTGCTGGTGCTGCCGGTGGTCGCCCTGGTCGATCCACTGCTGCTGCGCTCGGGGGACTACGTAGCGTTCTTCACTCAGCTTTGGGGCGCGCGGGAGCAAGTGGAGCAACACCTGCTGCTGTCCCTGCTCTACGGGTTGGGTGTGTTTCTGGTCAATGACTTCATCGGCTACTGGGTGCATCGCGCCTTTCACTCTAAGTGGCTATGGGCCTTTCACAAGGTGCACCATTCAGCGCCGGTGCTGGTGCCCGCAACGGTCAGCCGGGTGCATTTCGTGGAGACGATCGTCGAGAAGCTGGCAACGCTGATCGGCATGGGCGCCTATGCGGGGGTGTTCTGGTACGCCTGCGGTGGTGAGGTCAGCCGCTATTTGCTGTTTGGCGTGACGTACCTGGTGTTCATCTTCAATGCGCTGGCGGCCAACCTGCGCCACAGCCATGTCTGGCTGTCGTTCGGCCCGACGCTTGAGCATGTGCTCAACAGCCCGGCCCAGCACCAGATCCACCACAGCGACGCGCCGCATCACCACAATCGCAACTTCGCGACCAACCTGTCCCTGTGGGACTGGATGTTCGGTACCCTGCATGTCACCACGTCCACCCCCGAGCCCCTGCGCTTTGGCATCGGTGAAGAGGGTCGCGATAAATACCAGAGCGTCTACAGTCTCATCGTCACTCCCTTCATCGACATCACCCAATCCGCTGCGTGGAGACCCCGTTCATGGATGTCCAGATTCATCGCGCCGACGCCACCCACCTCGACGGTGTTGCCCCCCTGTTCGACGCCTATCGAGGTTTCTACGGCCAGCCCTCGAACCTCGAACAGTCGCGCCGCTTCATCGCCGAGCGCATGGCCCGGGATGAATCGGTGA
- a CDS encoding NIPSNAP family protein, whose amino-acid sequence MITCYLKYVLDPYQLEAFEHYGKLWIPLVEKFGGQHHGYFLPSEGANNIALAMFSFPSLAAYEQYRQDSMKDPECIAAFKYAEETRCILSYERSFFRPVFGDKA is encoded by the coding sequence ATGATCACCTGCTATCTCAAGTACGTACTGGACCCGTATCAGCTCGAAGCCTTCGAACACTACGGCAAACTGTGGATTCCCCTGGTCGAGAAGTTCGGCGGCCAGCATCACGGCTATTTCCTGCCTTCAGAAGGCGCCAACAATATCGCCCTGGCGATGTTCAGTTTCCCCAGCCTGGCGGCTTACGAGCAGTATCGCCAGGACTCGATGAAAGACCCCGAGTGCATCGCTGCCTTCAAGTACGCCGAAGAGACCCGCTGCATCTTGAGTTACGAGCGCAGTTTCTTCCGCCCGGTGTTCGGCGATAAGGCGTAG
- a CDS encoding hemerythrin domain-containing protein has product MNIFEALRESHDRQRTYAKALIETSGDTPERVEAYKQLKSELQAHETAEERHFYIPLMEFDNGVDLSRHAIAEHHEMDEMMEELDETEMSSPAWLATAKKLSDKVHHHLKEEEQKFFQMAGKLLDDKQKETLAGQYQKEYQAQLS; this is encoded by the coding sequence ATGAACATTTTTGAAGCCCTGCGCGAAAGCCATGACCGTCAGCGTACCTATGCCAAGGCATTGATCGAGACCAGTGGCGACACGCCCGAACGCGTCGAGGCCTACAAGCAACTGAAGTCGGAACTGCAGGCCCACGAAACGGCCGAAGAGCGGCATTTCTACATTCCGCTGATGGAGTTCGACAACGGCGTGGACCTGAGCCGCCACGCGATCGCCGAGCATCACGAGATGGACGAAATGATGGAAGAACTCGACGAGACCGAGATGTCCAGCCCGGCCTGGCTGGCCACGGCGAAGAAGCTCAGTGACAAGGTGCATCACCACCTCAAGGAAGAAGAGCAGAAATTTTTCCAGATGGCCGGCAAGTTGCTCGACGACAAGCAGAAGGAAACCCTCGCCGGGCAGTATCAGAAGGAATACCAGGCGCAGCTTTCATGA
- a CDS encoding NUDIX domain-containing protein: MPNTAERVNIIESQVLSHDWYLLKKITFDYLRNNGDWQRQTREVYDRGNGAAILLYNRARRSVILTRQFRLPVFVNGHDGLLIEVAAGLLDGAAPEVRIREEAQEETGYRVHHVQKVFEAYMSPGSVTEKLHFFIAEYDAAAKVGEGGGLEEETEELEVLEWSFDDALQAFERGEICDAKTIMLLQYAAMKKLFA, encoded by the coding sequence ATGCCCAACACCGCCGAGCGGGTCAACATCATCGAGTCGCAGGTGCTGTCCCACGACTGGTACCTGCTGAAGAAAATCACCTTCGATTACCTGCGCAACAACGGCGATTGGCAACGCCAGACCCGCGAGGTCTACGACCGTGGCAATGGCGCGGCGATCCTGTTGTACAACCGCGCCAGGCGCAGCGTGATACTGACCCGACAATTTCGCCTGCCGGTGTTCGTCAACGGCCATGACGGCCTGTTGATCGAAGTGGCGGCGGGCCTGCTTGACGGCGCTGCGCCCGAGGTACGTATCCGCGAGGAAGCGCAGGAGGAGACCGGCTACCGCGTGCACCATGTGCAGAAGGTGTTCGAGGCCTACATGAGCCCGGGTTCGGTCACGGAAAAGCTGCATTTCTTCATTGCCGAATACGACGCCGCGGCGAAGGTCGGCGAGGGCGGTGGGCTGGAGGAAGAGACCGAAGAGCTGGAAGTGCTGGAGTGGTCGTTCGACGACGCGCTGCAAGCGTTCGAGCGTGGCGAGATCTGCGACGCGAAGACCATCATGCTGTTGCAGTATGCGGCGATGAAAAAACTGTTTGCCTGA
- the ggt gene encoding gamma-glutamyltransferase: MKFEPFAKSLIATSLALTCLNAFAASVAPVAAENGMVVTAQHLASHVGVDVLKNGGNAVDAAVAVGYALAVVYPAAGNLGGGGFMTIQLADGRKTFLDFREKAPLAATADMYLDKAGNVVPELSTRGHLAVGVPGTVSGMELALSKYGTKPRKEVIAPAIKLAEDGFVLEQGDVDLLETATDVFKKDIKDSGAIFLSNGEPMQVGQKLVQKDLGKTLREISEKGADGFYKGWVADAIVTSSQAGKGIITQADLDKYKTRELAPVECDYRGYHVVSAPPPSSGGVVICQIMNILDGYPMKELGYHSAQGMHYQIEAMRHAYVDRNSYLGDPDFVKNPIAHLLDKNYAAKIRAAINPQKAGVSSELKPGVAPHEGSNTTHYSIVDKWGNAVSVTYTLNDWFGAGVMASKTGVILNDEMDDFTSKVGVPNMYGLVQGEANAIAPGKAPLSSMSPTIVTKDGKVVMVVGTPGGSRIITATLLTMLNVIDYGMNIQEAVDAPRFHQQWLPEETNLETFTTSPDTVKILESWGHKFAGPQDANHLAAILVGAPSLEGKPVGKNRFYGANDPRRNTGLSLGY; the protein is encoded by the coding sequence ATGAAGTTCGAACCTTTTGCCAAGTCGCTCATCGCGACCTCCCTGGCGCTCACCTGCCTTAATGCCTTTGCCGCCTCCGTGGCCCCGGTGGCCGCCGAAAACGGCATGGTCGTCACCGCCCAGCACCTGGCCAGCCATGTCGGCGTGGACGTGCTGAAGAACGGTGGCAACGCCGTCGATGCCGCCGTTGCGGTCGGCTATGCGCTGGCGGTGGTCTACCCGGCCGCCGGTAACCTGGGCGGCGGTGGTTTCATGACCATCCAGCTGGCGGACGGGCGCAAGACCTTCCTCGACTTCCGCGAAAAAGCGCCGTTGGCCGCGACCGCCGACATGTACCTGGATAAGGCTGGCAATGTCGTACCCGAACTCAGCACCCGCGGCCACCTGGCGGTCGGCGTGCCGGGCACGGTGTCCGGCATGGAGCTGGCGCTGAGCAAGTACGGCACCAAGCCACGCAAGGAAGTCATCGCCCCGGCGATCAAGCTGGCCGAAGACGGCTTCGTGCTGGAGCAGGGCGATGTCGATCTGCTGGAAACCGCCACCGATGTGTTCAAGAAGGACATCAAGGATTCCGGCGCGATTTTCCTGAGCAACGGCGAACCGATGCAGGTCGGGCAGAAGCTGGTGCAAAAGGACCTGGGCAAGACCTTGCGGGAAATTTCCGAGAAGGGCGCCGACGGTTTCTACAAAGGCTGGGTGGCTGACGCCATCGTCACCTCCAGCCAAGCCGGCAAGGGCATCATCACCCAGGCGGACCTGGATAAGTACAAGACCCGCGAACTGGCCCCGGTAGAGTGCGATTACCGTGGCTACCACGTGGTCTCGGCGCCACCACCGAGCTCCGGTGGGGTGGTGATCTGCCAGATCATGAACATCCTCGACGGCTACCCGATGAAAGAGCTGGGCTACCACTCGGCGCAGGGCATGCACTACCAGATCGAAGCCATGCGTCATGCCTACGTGGACCGCAACAGCTACCTGGGCGACCCGGATTTCGTCAAGAACCCGATCGCCCACCTGCTGGACAAGAACTACGCGGCGAAAATCCGTGCGGCGATCAATCCGCAGAAGGCCGGAGTGTCCAGCGAACTCAAGCCCGGCGTGGCGCCGCATGAAGGCAGCAACACCACCCATTACTCGATCGTCGACAAATGGGGCAACGCGGTCTCGGTGACCTACACCCTCAACGACTGGTTTGGCGCCGGGGTGATGGCGAGCAAGACCGGGGTCATTCTCAACGACGAGATGGATGACTTCACCTCCAAGGTCGGCGTGCCGAACATGTACGGCCTGGTGCAGGGCGAAGCCAACGCCATCGCTCCCGGCAAGGCGCCGCTGTCGTCGATGAGCCCGACCATCGTTACCAAGGACGGCAAGGTGGTGATGGTCGTCGGTACCCCCGGCGGCAGTCGCATCATCACCGCGACCTTGTTGACCATGCTCAACGTGATCGACTACGGCATGAACATCCAGGAAGCGGTGGACGCGCCGCGTTTCCACCAGCAGTGGCTGCCGGAAGAAACCAACCTGGAGACCTTCACCACCAGCCCGGACACGGTGAAGATCCTCGAAAGCTGGGGGCACAAGTTCGCCGGTCCCCAGGACGCCAACCACCTGGCGGCGATCCTGGTCGGTGCGCCGTCGCTGGAAGGCAAACCGGTGGGCAAGAACCGCTTCTACGGGGCCAACGACCCACGGCGTAATACCGGTTTGTCGCTGGGTTACTAG
- the tusD gene encoding sulfurtransferase complex subunit TusD yields the protein MKFAIAVFSAAHAPSSRRALLFAQAVLAGGHEIVRLFFYQDGVYNASSSVVTPQDEQDLPKQWRSFVTEHQLDGVVCIAAALRRGVLNGEEASRYQREAAAVGAPWELSGLGQLHDAVQDADRLICFGGA from the coding sequence ATGAAGTTCGCCATCGCCGTATTTTCCGCTGCCCACGCGCCCTCCTCGCGCCGTGCCTTGCTGTTCGCCCAGGCCGTGCTGGCCGGCGGGCATGAGATCGTGCGACTGTTTTTCTACCAGGACGGCGTCTACAACGCCTCCAGCAGCGTGGTCACGCCCCAGGACGAACAGGACTTGCCCAAACAATGGCGCAGCTTCGTCACCGAGCATCAGCTCGATGGCGTGGTGTGCATCGCCGCCGCCCTGCGCCGTGGCGTGCTCAATGGCGAAGAAGCCTCGCGCTACCAGCGTGAAGCCGCAGCAGTAGGCGCGCCATGGGAACTGTCCGGCCTGGGCCAGTTGCATGATGCGGTGCAGGACGCCGACCGCCTGATCTGCTTCGGAGGTGCGTGA
- a CDS encoding cysteine hydrolase family protein codes for MASALLIIDVQQALCAGEYECFEIARVIDTINDLSARARKAGVPVVVVQHEEQDGPFKHGADGWQLAAGLNVAPGDGHVHKTTGDSFYQTPLQKLLPIQDFERLVICGLQTDYCVNATVRQALKLGYDVVLAADAHSTVDNGNLTAEDIIAEHNKDLAHLTGSVARIDVVPAAGIVF; via the coding sequence ATGGCCAGCGCACTGTTAATCATTGATGTCCAGCAGGCGCTCTGCGCCGGCGAGTACGAGTGTTTTGAAATCGCGCGCGTCATCGACACCATCAACGACCTCAGCGCCCGTGCGCGCAAGGCCGGGGTTCCGGTGGTGGTGGTCCAGCATGAGGAACAGGACGGCCCGTTCAAGCACGGTGCCGACGGCTGGCAACTGGCGGCCGGGCTGAATGTCGCACCCGGCGATGGGCACGTGCACAAGACCACCGGCGATTCGTTCTACCAGACTCCCTTGCAAAAACTGCTGCCTATCCAGGATTTCGAGCGCCTGGTGATCTGCGGTTTGCAGACCGACTACTGCGTCAATGCCACGGTTCGCCAGGCGCTGAAGCTGGGCTATGACGTGGTGCTGGCGGCGGATGCGCATTCTACCGTCGACAACGGCAACCTCACGGCCGAGGACATCATTGCCGAGCACAACAAGGACCTGGCGCATCTGACCGGGTCGGTGGCGCGGATTGATGTGGTGCCGGCGGCGGGGATCGTTTTTTAA
- a CDS encoding methylated-DNA--[protein]-cysteine S-methyltransferase, with protein MTFTCTTMTSPVGELTLVANGSRLAAILWENDKPNRVRLGPMREAPDLPILVTARQQLTEYFAGNRQRFDLELEFRGTDFQKKVWQALLTIPFGETRSYSQIAEQIGHPSAVRAVGAANGRNPISIIAPCHRVIGASGKLTGFAGGLAAKELLLRLEGFWLL; from the coding sequence ATGACTTTCACCTGCACCACCATGACCTCGCCCGTGGGCGAACTGACCCTGGTCGCGAACGGTTCGAGACTGGCGGCCATCCTCTGGGAAAACGACAAACCCAACCGGGTCCGACTCGGGCCGATGCGCGAAGCGCCCGACCTGCCGATCCTGGTGACCGCCCGGCAACAATTGACTGAATATTTTGCCGGCAACCGCCAGCGCTTCGACCTGGAGCTGGAGTTCCGCGGCACCGATTTCCAGAAGAAGGTCTGGCAGGCGCTGCTGACCATCCCCTTCGGCGAAACCCGCAGCTACAGCCAGATCGCCGAACAGATTGGCCACCCCAGCGCGGTGCGTGCGGTGGGCGCAGCCAATGGCCGCAACCCGATCTCGATCATCGCGCCGTGTCATCGGGTGATTGGTGCGTCGGGGAAACTGACCGGGTTTGCCGGCGGGCTTGCGGCCAAGGAGTTGTTGCTGAGACTTGAAGGTTTCTGGCTACTGTAA
- a CDS encoding YoaK family protein, whose translation MLPSSTTAHASPGHLHTQKWRGRVGLTLVAALSVLAGMTDAIGFMASGDFVSFMSGNTTRLAVAISDGDLGLTLRLLLVVATFVIGNALGILVSRIGGRRALPLLLCIALLLCTAAGWPYDEQLPALLAAIIAMGMLNAAVEEVNGLPVGLTYVTGALSRFGRGLGRWLLGERRNGWRVQLVPWTGMFAGAVLGALLEHHFGLQALFASGVLAGVLGVVSLKIPRRWQLGYMPR comes from the coding sequence ATGCTGCCTTCATCCACCACCGCCCATGCCAGCCCTGGGCACCTGCACACCCAGAAATGGCGCGGACGCGTCGGCCTGACCCTGGTGGCCGCGCTCTCGGTCCTGGCCGGCATGACCGACGCCATCGGCTTCATGGCCAGCGGCGATTTCGTCTCGTTCATGAGCGGCAACACCACCCGCCTCGCGGTGGCCATCAGCGACGGCGACCTCGGCCTGACCCTGCGCCTGTTGCTGGTGGTCGCGACCTTCGTCATCGGCAATGCCCTGGGCATCCTGGTCAGCCGCATCGGCGGACGACGCGCGCTGCCCTTGCTGCTGTGCATCGCCCTGTTGCTGTGCACGGCGGCGGGCTGGCCCTATGACGAGCAACTGCCAGCGCTGCTGGCGGCGATCATCGCCATGGGCATGCTCAACGCCGCCGTCGAAGAGGTGAACGGCCTGCCGGTAGGCCTGACCTACGTCACCGGCGCCCTGTCGCGGTTTGGCCGCGGGCTGGGGCGTTGGCTGCTGGGCGAGCGCCGCAACGGCTGGCGGGTGCAACTGGTGCCCTGGACCGGCATGTTCGCCGGCGCGGTGCTCGGTGCCCTGCTGGAACATCATTTCGGGCTTCAGGCGCTGTTCGCCAGCGGCGTGCTCGCGGGGGTGCTGGGGGTGGTGTCGCTGAAGATTCCGCGGCGGTGGCAGTTGGGGTATATGCCTCGGTAA
- a CDS encoding GNAT family N-acetyltransferase yields the protein MTLIIEHRQDPTPEDREAILAPLRAYNVAQAGDGKSELLALVVRDEQGEILGGLYGRFFYRWLFIELLSVPEQARGDGMGSKLMRMAEDMAREKACVGIWLDTFSFQAPQFYQKLGYSELGQIVDYPPGHRRHFFQKRLIDSI from the coding sequence ATGACCTTGATCATTGAACACAGACAAGACCCGACCCCGGAAGACCGCGAGGCGATCCTCGCACCGCTGCGCGCCTACAACGTGGCACAAGCCGGTGACGGCAAATCGGAACTGCTGGCGCTGGTGGTGCGCGACGAACAGGGGGAAATCCTCGGCGGTTTGTATGGCCGGTTTTTCTACCGCTGGTTGTTCATCGAACTGCTCTCGGTGCCGGAACAGGCCCGGGGCGACGGCATGGGCTCGAAGCTGATGCGCATGGCCGAGGACATGGCGCGGGAAAAGGCCTGCGTGGGCATCTGGCTGGACACCTTCAGCTTCCAGGCGCCGCAGTTCTACCAGAAGCTGGGGTACAGCGAACTGGGCCAGATCGTCGACTACCCACCGGGGCATCGGCGGCATTTTTTTCAGAAGCGGTTGATCGACAGCATTTGA